The genomic window TCGAATGCAACACACAAAGCCTGATCTGTCGAGTCGCGCCAGTGTCCGAGGACCCGTTCTCGTCGTTTCCACTTTGATTTTCTTGATCAATACGAACCAAATAATGCCGGTGGCTTCCAGTCACAACGCCGAACGGCCTGTCTCATTGGAACCTCTGTTTTGGTGGGTCCGCGCAACAAGGGGGCACCATCAAAAAACTCTACTTTTTGGCTATTTCAAGTAACAAAGGGAGACGGGTACTGCAGTGAGTAATCGATGGCAGATTGCCTTCATATATAGAGGCTACCTACGCCTGCCACCACGCTGAACAATCTCCAGCCACATTGAGGTTTACTGCATGTACAAACAGGGCACAGTCGCGTGCTATTATATTCAGCTCGAGGAGCTGCCCACCACGCATTAGCATTACTGCCTCTCTCATTGACGCGTTCGTTTTCGTGGGCTTCCATGAAGTGGAGCATTACAGCCTCTCGCGTATCTGAACGTCGTCGCTCTTCGGTGTATCCATGAATGAAGGCAATGTAAACTGCGATGCACACACCCTGGAACAGGGACAGGCAACCAGCGCGTTTCGTTCACGTAATATAAAGGGTTCTTGTGCACGTTCTAATTCGTTGGAGCCGCCAATAGTATTCGCCTTGAAACAATAGCATCACTGAAAGGAAGTCACTTAGCGTGACTATATTGGTTACCTCTTGATAAATAGCTATAGGTGCATTATCATTAcacaaaaagaaaaagatCGCTGGCCACCCGTGAAGCACACAGCGTGGCGGGGAGCCCGTATCCACAATATCTTTTGCAGCCACCCGTGAGAGTCAGCGAACGCGTGTAGAGCTTGTGTGTGGCCTCCCCTCGGCACTGTTGCGTGGCTCCCTgggaaagagaagaaacagGACGAACAAGGTAACTGCCCTGTGTCCAATAGTAAGGGCGCGAGTCACGCAGTTCCGAAGTGCAGTTCGACACTGTATCGATCGATGACAACTACAGGATGCAGAGCCGTTACCCTACGTCACCGTCAGAGTTCGCTTCTCATGGAAAGACCCGACTGAGTCGCGTTCACGGCAGATATGTAAGAGATTTAAAATGGCTCGCTCAGAACTAAAGCCTAAGCCTTGAAGCAAGGAAGACGGAAGATATGCGTGCAGAGACTGACGGAACAAGCAGCACTGGCAGGCAGAGGCACGCGCCGATTCACTGCTAAGAATGGGACAGATACGCTGACTTTGAGCTAAGCAAGTACGCAAAATTGGGGTCCAACCGTTAAATACCTGCGAGGTGGGCGTGACGAGTACTCAGCGGCATCTTCGAGTGAACGCCACACTTTCACCCTGCCAATGCGTACGAGCGCTCCAACTGCAACAGTGTCTCGCCTGAGCGCCAGTACAAACTGGTTCAGACGATGTTTCGCATTGCCGAAAGACGGCGTGGACACTGCGAGAAGACAAGAGCGCACTGGGACACTGACAGTCGCTGAGAGCTCCTAATCAGGAGGATAGAGCAGAGATCGTACAATACGGTACACGCTACTGCACACCGACCCAGCAATTTCTGGCCGTGGCCGGCACCGCAACCATAATCACCATGTCTGCTCCGAGATCGGCCTTCAATCTCGCTATTCAACGCACCTGAATCCAGCGCGGCTTAGTGATCACCACGTTGGTGTTATTCCTTGTGTTTCAAGCCAGTTCTGAGAACGGGGGGGGCGCCATAGTGCTGCCGCCATCAACATCACCTCATGCAGGGGCGAGGACCCATGTTCGCGTGCAGGTACCGTGGGGAGAGTGACGCTACTACTCTATGAGCACCCAAACACATCGAGACCCTGCCGCCTACGAGTTTAACAGTTCCACGGCTCCAATCTTGTCAAATGCCTACCAGATGCTCGCGTGCAAGTCCATCAGCCCACGGAGATTCACAGAAGCTGTGAATCTGCCTGACCTTGGTCGAAGCTTCGTCCTCGTTTCGTACTGTGCATCGAACGCGTTCGGGCTTTTTGCCCAGTTGGATGCGAACACATTTGCGGAGCCACCACTAAGTACTGACTGATGGTGTggcccagcgccgccgcacaagACAAGACATTACTTACCGCTGTCTGCCGGTGGCGCTCCTCAGCGAGGTAATAACTGCACCTAATCATTCGCGCGTGCGCCAGACATGTAGATTCATGAGTGCCTACGAGGATGCACAGGAgggcccgccgcctctgccgaaATGGTTGGACAGTCCGTGCCAGTTCGGTTCCGCGCACCTTTTCCGTTCATGCGAGCGGCAGTGCCGTTTGCCGGCTGACACTATTGGTAGGTAGTCTTTCATCGCTCCACCTTTAGAGCGTGGCGTAGGGTATTGTTGGGTGTGTTCCTACTCTTCTCGTGACTGTTGTCAGCGACTTACCTGTCCATGTATGGCGCAAAATCGGCCACCCGACCTGTCCATCCGTCCAGATTTCCCTTCAACCTCTTTGCGGCTCTTCTGTCCAGCCGCTGCGCTTAGCCTTGGTGGCGCCGTGCCAAGCTCTACGCTATGCGACAGCGGACCCCACTCCTGCTGTGCAGTTGGCACCCCTCAGTTCCGTCTGTTTTGCTGTGGCGATGTGTAgtcttcgcctgcaggcaAAGTGCGAGTTCATGTCGATACGACGCCTAAACCGCCAGCAAATAAGTAGGTTTCTGTGaatggcggcgcgcgcaacCTCCTGTACTGTTTTGTGCTGCCGGGGTGTTGCGGAGTCCCAGTCCCGGTCGCATAGCGTCACGTGGCATACTATGGTCTGGTGAGACCTCAAATGCATATTCAGCGTGCTTCTTACACGGTTGTGTATAGTATCGAATCTGCATACTGCGCTAAACTGTTTCCCGAGCTTCTTCAGGTGATTGTGACACATGACAGGTGGTGTGTACAATGGGCTATGGAGTGCAAAGTCGAAGGTGCGACAGTGCTGGCACCATTGGACACGGTTGCGCGACTGCACGACACCACTCGATTCAAACTGTCGGCCGAGCAGGTGCAGTGCTTGAGGCGCCTTCCATGGTCACTCACGCTATCGGGTGCACTGGTTGTAGGACATGTTTATGCTGCGCGTTTTCGGAATACGTCGCCGACTGCTATTCTCGGATCAGACGTTGGCCTGCATCCTAACGTGTCCCGTGGATTCTGGCGCGTGAGTAAAAATACAGGTGTCGCGGGAACCATCATCGGGTAGACGCAGTCTCATTCCCGTTTTTGTGGGATTTCATGGCGATCAGCGGACTGGCAGTGTCAAATGCGTCACTGGATCGACGCTGCGTTGCATCAGCAACCAAGTTGCGAAGTCAGCACCCCGCTGCTACAGACGCCGGCACGGCTGCAAGGTCCTACATAGAGTAGCATTGAAGTGTACTATTTATGGTATTCGGATTGGCTGCCATCTGCAAAAGTGCAAGATTCGTTACACTCTGCGAGTGCGCCAGCGGTATGAAAGCCCTCGCCGGGGTGGAGTCGGCGGGGGAGGTGTTTGTCGCGGTGTGGACATGTGGAACGCCAGCACGCCAGACTTTTCGCAgagtcttcttcgcggcgcttctctttTCATTTCAATGCAGCATGGTCTCCTACTGCCCGGTAGTTGGAGCAGGAAAGACCAAAGTGATCAACAACGTGCATCGCGTGGTTCGGCGTTGGCCCCAGACCCCCCTTTCGTTTCTTGGGAGACGGTGTCGTGGGGCGGGTACAAGTCATGTTCGTAGACTGGCGGACACGGCCGCTGACGAAGAGGGCGCTGAAGCAGAAATTGCGCAGCTCTCTGAACGCATCAAAACGCTTTCTGAGGTGAAGGAAAGAGAACGCAGTAGGTTTCGTGCTTTCGTGACCCTGTGGGGCTCGTTTCAGGGCTACAAGAAGAATGCCAAACGGAAGCGGCGCAAAGTGAGTTTCGTGAATGATTCAACCTCTGTGAGGCACTATCGTAATATATGACGACAGGAGAACTCATATTGTCACACTCTCTGAAGGGGCTTTAGTGAATTCAAGAGACGCATCGGCCGTATTCGAGGCGGCCAACGTTGTCGGCGGATGACGTCGAACCTGCTGGTGGACCAAAAAAACGAAAGTCTCTGTCATTTTGATATtcccgcggctgcgttgCATAGAACCTCGGAGCGCTAGGAGCGCAGGTGAGCACCTGCACTGGGCAAACGCTTTGACCTTGTCGTTTGGATAAATTTATGAATGCGTGTCATGTTCCGTGTATCTTGTTGGCTGACTGTTGCTGCCCCTTGCGATCGTAGAATCCTCCACACGACGACATCCTGGTGGCTCACTACGCAagggctgccgcctccaaACTGACGCAGGCGAACCTCTGGGCTGGCTGCCTAGAGAGGCTGGCAGACAAGATCGCCGACCTACAGTCTGACCTCGATCGCCGAACTTCGGGACGGGGAGCTGCCCACAGAAAACGTTACAGGCGCGGCTTCAAGGCGAAAACGCACGCAGGGAGTTCAGGAGACGAGGGGCGACCAAGCAGGGGAGAGACGGATGCAGGTCCCAGTACGCCCTCCACGTCATCTGCCGCAGGCACAGGTGTGTTGTCGCCGACTCCACTTGATGTACTGCAGGCGCAGATCATAACAGAAATCAAAATGTGGAAGCGGATCAGGAACAAGCTAAACTACCTGCAGCGCAGGTTGGCCCATCTCCGACAGGGGACCGGGACAGAAGACAAAATGACCCTAGCTAAACAAGCATACACCCGGACTGTCGCTCGGTACCACCACCAACAAGAATTTGTAAAGACGCTCCGCAAAAAGCTACGAGACTTAAGAAATGACGAAAAGGGTGAACCAACCTCAACGGTACCGTCCACGCCGTCCAACGACACCACTCAACGAGGTTGGTCCGGCGCTCTCGTGAGCCTTCAGCGTTATGACATAACGCCCCGCCCCGAGGATGAAAACATCCCCTGGCACACCCGCCCGTCATTCCGGCACCTGCGCCAGCACTACAGGCCCCTTCCACCTGTGTCACTGAAGGATCTAGTCGACCCTCCAGCTTCTCGCGGTGAGCTGGCCGTCATGGAAGCCCTAATCCCTGAACCGTTTCCCCGGTCCACTCAAGAGCATGGATCGCCTGACTGGGAGGCCGCGACCGAACCCAGCCTCGACCATGCCAGCAGCCCGTCAGAACAGGATCCTCTGGAGGGAACCAGTGGATCCGAAAAACTGTTAAGCAAGGCGGcaccgccgcgtctgcaccTGGAGCAGCCGCAATCCGCATCATCTTCCACAGGTAGGGCGTTACAGATGATTTGGCTCATCCACGTCCGAGATAGCCGAGGCGATTCCATGCCCTGGGTACTGGCAACGTGGTTGTGCGAAGTGCAGCACAGGTAGCAGGCAAGGTGGCTGCACCAGAGTAGCTCCATTTCGTTGCTGTCTACGGAGACAACTCCGGACGACCGACTTGCCTCTCCTGCCGCCGTAGTGGCCGTGGGCGGCTGACTTGGCAACAGGCGCAGTACGATCTGACTATATTCCTTCCGTGTGCAGCTTCATTGAGCTGCACGCCAGAGCGCCCATATCCCTGCGCCCCACCGGAGTGCATCGATATGTATGCGAAATGCAGCCGCGTATGAATTCGCATCACGCTGCTCTGAGGGGCTGTGGGTAAGAATACGCTGGTGACAATTGTCTCTTCTGTGAATTAGAGTAACATGTTCTTTCATCGTGTTTGACGTCCATGCCGTCTTCAGACGCACGACGGAACACCAGTGATGATCTGCCTTGAGTAAAGGACAGTGTGACTTCGGTGTTGCTTCACTCGTGTTCGTGCGCCTCAGCCTCAGTCGCCCAGCATCCGTCGTTGCCGTCGCCTGGCAGCGCAGTTGGCAACAGCCCCCTCGCAGACAACCCGGCATCCGGAGACGCGCCTACTGCCTTTGGTCCTCCACCAACGCGTAAGGTTGCAGTGCTGCCAGACGATTCGGAATCTTACCACACATGGAGGAACCACGAAGAACGATCGCCTCGCGGGGGTGCGAGAATGGCGCTTGCAGCGGAGCGAGCATGGCCGCGGTTCCACACCGCGTTCGCTGTGGAAACAGGCTATTGCGAAGCTATGTGTTTCCCTGTCTGCGGTTGCACGCCCCACGGTGTCGAACGGGGCACTGGGAGGATGAAGCCTGCACCGCTCCTGTGGCCGTCCGTGGGCGTCTAGAGGTGACCGGCGTCCGACACCGCCCACCCTCTATGACATTCTATCTTGCAGCATGCACTCAAGTGGTGGCTTTGTAGTGAATAACAAGTGGACATCTCCCGGGCAAATCGCGTAGGACGATGATAGCGACGTAGGCAATATGATGCATGCGCTTACAGATCTCGTCGCGCCGGAAGCTATTCCGAATGGTATTGACGGGGCCGGGCACAACACCGGCAGGAGGGGCTCACGGGGCAAGCCGTTACTCCGGTGCAAGGCTCAACCGACTAAGTGACCCCCTCCGTGTGGGCCAAGCTCAAGGCACCTAGTCATGGGGGGTGTATGACCTGTTCGTGTGGCTTGGCTTCAGCCTATTCGTCCGACCTTCCGTTGTCTTCATATGGCGCCCACCTGGCTGCCGAGGGTCCAGCAGGTTTTCCGGACCCCTGGGCAGCCTCATCTGCTTCATCGTCGCCTCACCCGCGTAAGCTGGAAGCTTGAGGTTTCGGTTACTGGGCTCATTGCCATGAGGGAGGCACTGGACGCGGACAACTAGCCTTTACAATGTAGATAACCAAAATGGATAGACAACAGTGCTCGCGCCCTAGAGTTGCGAAATGCCCCGGTATACCGTATGCGTGTACGCTCAATCGGACCCGCGTGAGTGCAACGTCGAGGCGGGAGTCGCCGATGTCCACGCGCGAGCCCTATGAAGTGAGCCAATGACAGCATATCTACAGCCCCTCAAAGAGGCATGAACACTGCACCAGGCTCCAGTCCATGTCATGTGCTTCCTCACGTGTGATCTCCCGCGTGCAGCACTGTCCGTGTCTCCACTACTATCACCGAGTGCCGAAGCAGTACTTCTGTCTGTGTTGAGGGCGGAGCCCTTCCTTCCTGGCGATGATGCCTGGCCACGGGCCCCCAGTCCCCGATACAGCTCATATGCAACGGGGGAAGATCGCGACACCTCATCTGATCCAGAAGGTGAGTTTGCAGCTGGCGCGCCTTCACTGGAGTTTGTGGGCGGACTGCTTGCATCTGCATCGCCATCGCCGGGGATGCCGCCGACGCGTAGGGACCAGTCTCCCtcaggcgcaggcagcgcaggcggagaccggATTGCGAAACAGATGACTTCAGATTCGGACGTAGCAAGACGCAAGAGTCTGTGTACTTTCCATAGCCTGCTGCCAGAGTCTACAGCATCTCGGTCTCTCATGAGTACCGTCACTCACGTAAAGCTGCGGCGCACGGCCGGCACTGACGCAAGAGCGACCCCGTCGCCCAGCGTGACCCTGGAGGACCCTACAATGAAGGCGACCGCTCAACATCCCTTGACAGCAAGGCAGGCCCAGGCGCAAGCTTCAGCCGCGTCAGGATGCACTAGTAAGCGACAGTTTGCAAACTCCCGTTGCCTGACAATTGAGTGGCAGACTAGCTTTACGCCACTGGGCCTCGTTTTGAGAGGCAAACTGTTCGACAACTGTACCTGCAGAATATGTGTCACGGCTGCGCATATGCGGATCCTTCACGAGAGTCTGATTCGCGCACGCAGGAGCATTAGCACGAGAGATGAGTTCGTGCAACGCGCCCTCCTTGCGGCGTTCCTCCTGTGGCTACGCCGTCGAAATCAACTATTTTTGCGTGAACGTCAGTCGTTGTGGATTGTGTTTCATACGAATAGCGCTTTGGGTGGCGACGGAACTAGCTACAGTGTGTTCCACTGCAATGACAATCTATGCGCCAGTGCTCCATGTGCTGCGTACCCTGTGATTCTCGCCCATATCTACGTTGTGTCGGCGGATTAGGCGTCGAGGTCGTCGCGCACAAGGCAGGCAAAAAGTCCGCAAAAAAGAAGTCACTAGAAGCCGGGGTTCGTGATCAGGGCGAGGTGGGAGGGATCGATGGCAGCAGACTGCTACACGATGCACAACCCCTGGGTCACCTGGGCGCTGGTGCGGGGGCTTCACAGGCACCTCAAGCATCTCTGTTCGGCCAGGCTGCCCGCTCGTACGCAGGGGTGCCGCACGGCGGTGGGGACTCTCCCACAGGTCACGCATTTCAGTCGGACCTGCAGTTGTGGCTACAAGGCAGGAGAATACCGTTCAAGCAACGCGAGTCTGTGGGATCCGGGGCAAGTAAGAACTGCGAATTGCTGTGTTCGCGGAGGAGATGCATCTCCATGCGTCACACTCCATGCGTATTGCTGGGCGCTGCGAGAAGTGAAGGCGTTGCCACTTGTTATGGGGGAGTGCCGTTCCTATGTCAATTGTATTTACGAGGTTGTCGATCCATAGCCTTGCATGCGTTTCCTCACCATTTGGTCAACTCGCATTCCGCGATATGTGTGGGGCATTACAGCCACCCATCCGTGCGGGCGCGGTGCCTAGGCTTTATAGCCTGAAACTTCCTAGATTTTACGGGTGGGTTCAAAAAGCTGCTCTGGAAGGAGCAGAGAATGCGTATGTCCCCTGTGTCGCAGGGAACGTAGCCACGTATACGCATTATGCCACAACGGCGTGTGGTCGCGGTCTGTAAATACGCGTTTGCTACCTCGACACTGTACAGCTGCTGCTAGTATTCTTCCTGAGTGGATTTGGGGATCGTATTGTTGCCGCCGACTCTCATAATTGCGTCTTGCCTCCCTACACTCCATGCGACAGCGCGTGGCGAGAGTGTCCCGAGCCGCCGAGCGTGCGATGACGCTACCGATGTCTTGTTGATTCCGCATCAGGGGCCGATCGTGACGAATCAGGCCAGGCCGGGTCCAGTGGTCCCTCCAGGTCACCGTCGACGCGAGGGAACATGTCCCCTCACTatccggaggcgacgcgcaagACCCAGCGGTAGCTGAAGCAGCTCGATGTGGATTACGGGAGTCCAGAGAGGCCCGGTTCAGCCGGGCTGCTGCCGTATGGTCCCCGGCCACGTCCGCACCTGCTGACTGTTCTCAGCCCTCGAAACCTGCACCCCGAGCCGGCACCGAGGTTGTAGAGTTGTTGCCCCACAGAGAGCAGGGAAACGAACTGTCGTTTGCGGTGTGCGTAATCGCTGATGGGTTGCCGATTGCCGCTGAACATTGAGTCTGCTCCCGTCTGTGCCATTTtccgcgcgcatgccgcgTGTCAGCGTCTCGTGACCTACTCACGTGCTAACATTTGAGGTCAACCTGCTATGTGACAATTAGCCACATGAAACGTGTCCAATCCCTAACGCCAACCAGGTAATGGCGCGGCGATGGTTTGCAATCAGGGCGCATTGTATCTAGGGACAGTTGTCACCGAGAGATTTCGGGA from Besnoitia besnoiti strain Bb-Ger1 chromosome XIII, whole genome shotgun sequence includes these protein-coding regions:
- a CDS encoding hypothetical protein (encoded by transcript BESB_030670), which gives rise to MVSYCPVVGAGKTKVINNVHRVVRRWPQTPLSFLGRRCRGAGTSHVRRLADTAADEEGAEAEIAQLSERIKTLSEVKERERSRFRAFVTLWGSFQGYKKNAKRKRRKNPPHDDILVAHYARAAASKLTQANLWAGCLERLADKIADLQSDLDRRTSGRGAAHRKRYRRGFKAKTHAGSSGDEGRPSRGETDAGPSTPSTSSAAGTGVLSPTPLDVLQAQIITEIKMWKRIRNKLNYLQRRLAHLRQGTGTEDKMTLAKQAYTRTVARYHHQQEFVKTLRKKLRDLRNDEKGEPTSTVPSTPSNDTTQRGWSGALVSLQRYDITPRPEDENIPWHTRPSFRHLRQHYRPLPPVSLKDLVDPPASRGELAVMEALIPEPFPRSTQEHGSPDWEAATEPSLDHASSPSEQDPLEGTSGSEKLLSKAAPPRLHLEQPQSASSSTASVAQHPSLPSPGSAVGNSPLADNPASGDAPTAFGPPPTPYSSDLPLSSYGAHLAAEGPAGFPDPWAASSASSSPHPQSTASRSLMSTVTHVKLRRTAGTDARATPSPSVTLEDPTMKATAQHPLTARQAQAQASAASGCTSVEVVAHKAGKKSAKKKSLEAGVRDQGEVGGIDGSRLLHDAQPLGHLGAGAGASQAPQASLFGQAARSYAGVPHGGGDSPTGHAFQSDLQLWLQGRRIPFKQRESVGSGARADRDESGQAGSSGPSRSPSTRGNMSPHYPEATRKTQR